The following coding sequences lie in one Streptococcus suis genomic window:
- a CDS encoding LytR family transcriptional regulator, translating to MKKRSGRSKSSKFKLVNFALLGLYAITLCLFLVTMYRYNILDFRYLNYIVTLLLVGVAVLAGLLMWRKKARIFTALLLVFSLVITSVGIYGMQEVVKFSTRLNSNSTFSEYEMSILVPANSDITDVRQLTNVLAPAEYDQDNITALLDDISKMESTQLATSPTTSYLTAYQSMLNGESQAMVFNGVFSNILENEDPDFSSKVKKIYSFKVTQTVETAVKQASGDSFNIYISGIDTYGPISSVSRSDVNIIMTVNRATHKILLTTTPRDSYVAIADGGQNQYDKLTHAGIYGVNASVHTLENLYGIDISNYIRLNFTSFLQLIDLVGGIDVENTQEFTSGGYNFPVGTVHLDAEQALIFVRERYSLANGDNDRGQNQEKVIAALIKKLSSPDNLANYQAILTGLEGSIQTDLSLETIMGLVNTQLESGTQFTVESQALTGTGRSDLSSYAMPGSQLYMMEINQDSLEQAKAAIQSVLDGN from the coding sequence ATGAAAAAGAGAAGCGGACGAAGTAAGTCGTCCAAGTTCAAATTGGTAAATTTTGCGCTTTTGGGACTTTATGCCATTACTCTATGTTTGTTCTTAGTGACCATGTATCGCTATAACATCCTAGATTTCCGGTATTTAAACTATATTGTGACGCTTTTGCTAGTAGGAGTGGCAGTATTGGCTGGATTATTGATGTGGCGTAAGAAAGCGCGCATATTTACAGCGCTCTTACTTGTTTTTTCACTAGTCATCACGTCTGTTGGAATCTATGGAATGCAAGAAGTTGTAAAATTTTCAACACGACTAAATTCAAATTCGACATTTTCAGAATATGAAATGAGCATTCTTGTCCCTGCAAATAGTGATATTACAGATGTTCGTCAGCTTACGAATGTTCTTGCTCCAGCCGAATACGACCAAGATAACATCACCGCTTTGTTGGATGACATATCCAAAATGGAATCTACTCAACTAGCAACTAGCCCCACAACCTCTTACCTGACAGCATATCAATCTATGTTGAATGGTGAGAGTCAAGCGATGGTCTTCAACGGAGTTTTTAGCAATATTTTAGAAAATGAAGACCCAGACTTTTCTTCAAAAGTGAAAAAAATATATAGTTTCAAAGTGACTCAGACTGTTGAAACAGCAGTCAAACAAGCGAGTGGGGACAGCTTCAATATCTATATCAGTGGTATTGATACCTACGGTCCAATTTCATCTGTTTCGCGTTCCGATGTCAATATCATTATGACTGTCAATCGTGCGACACATAAGATTTTATTGACAACTACTCCACGAGATTCATACGTTGCTATCGCAGATGGTGGGCAAAATCAATACGATAAACTAACACATGCTGGAATTTATGGTGTGAACGCCTCCGTGCACACCTTAGAAAATCTTTATGGTATTGACATTAGTAACTATATCCGACTCAACTTTACTTCCTTCTTACAGTTGATTGATTTGGTTGGTGGTATTGATGTTGAAAATACCCAAGAATTTACAAGCGGAGGGTATAATTTCCCGGTTGGGACAGTGCATCTAGATGCAGAGCAAGCGCTAATCTTTGTTCGTGAGCGGTATTCGTTGGCTAATGGTGATAATGATCGCGGTCAAAACCAAGAAAAAGTCATTGCAGCCCTCATAAAAAAATTGAGTTCACCAGATAATCTAGCGAATTATCAAGCTATTCTAACTGGTTTGGAAGGATCTATCCAAACAGATTTGAGCTTAGAAACGATTATGGGCTTGGTAAATACCCAATTAGAATCAGGAACACAATTTACAGTAGAGTCACAAGCATTGACAGGAACAGGACGCTCAGATTTATCTTCTTATGCGATGCCTGGATCACAACTTTATATGATGGAAATTAACCAAGACAGTCTGGAGCAAGCAAAGGCAGCGATTCAGTCAGTATTGGATGGAAATTAA
- a CDS encoding polysaccharide biosynthesis protein, with translation MDLGTVTDKLLERNSKRLILMCMDTCLLIVSMILSRLFLDVIIDIPDERFILAVLFVLIFYLIISVRLKVFSLITRYTGYQSYVKIGLSLISAYSLFLIISMILWQTFSYRFILVSLFLSYVMLITPRIVWKVLHETRKNVIRKKDSPLRILVVGAGDGGNIFINTVEDRKLNFEIVGIIDRDPNKLGTFIRTAKVLGNRNDIPRLVEELAVDQVTIAIPSLNGKEREKIVEICNTTGVTVNNMPSIEDIMAGNMSVSAFQEIDVADLLGRPEVVLDQDELNQFFKGKTILVTGAGGSIGSELCRQIAKFMPKRLMLLGHGENSIYLIHRELLEKYQGKIELVPLIADIQDRELIFSIMAEYQPDVVYHAAAHKHVPLMEYNPHEAVKNNIFGTKNVAEAAKTAKVAKFVMVSTDKAVNPPNVMGATKRVAEMIVTGLNEPGQTQFAAVRFGNVLGSRGSVVPLFKEQIRKGGPVTVTDFRMTRYFMTIPEASRLVIQAGHLAKGGEIFVLDMGEPVQILELARKVILLSGHTEEEIGIVESGIRPGEKLYEELLSTEERVSEQIYEKIFVGRVTNKQSDIVNSFINGLLQKDRNELKDVLIEFAKQE, from the coding sequence ATGGATTTAGGAACTGTTACTGACAAACTGTTAGAGCGCAACAGTAAACGATTGATACTCATGTGCATGGATACGTGTCTTCTTATAGTTTCCATGATTTTGAGCAGGCTGTTTTTGGATGTTATTATTGACATACCAGATGAACGCTTTATTCTTGCAGTTTTATTTGTTTTAATATTCTACCTGATTATCTCAGTTAGACTAAAGGTTTTTTCGTTAATTACGAGGTATACTGGATATCAAAGTTATGTGAAAATAGGACTGAGTTTGATATCCGCTTATTCATTATTTTTAATCATTTCAATGATTCTATGGCAGACCTTTAGTTATCGTTTCATCTTAGTGTCCTTATTTTTGTCGTATGTAATGCTCATTACTCCGAGGATTGTTTGGAAAGTCTTACATGAGACGAGAAAAAATGTCATTCGAAAGAAGGATAGCCCACTAAGAATCTTAGTAGTAGGTGCTGGAGATGGTGGGAATATCTTCATCAATACCGTCGAAGATCGAAAATTGAATTTTGAAATTGTCGGTATAATTGATCGTGATCCAAATAAACTTGGAACATTTATCCGTACCGCTAAAGTTTTAGGAAACCGTAATGATATTCCACGATTGGTAGAGGAATTAGCTGTTGACCAAGTGACGATTGCCATCCCTTCTTTAAATGGTAAGGAGCGAGAGAAGATTGTTGAAATCTGTAACACTACAGGAGTGACCGTCAATAATATGCCGAGCATTGAAGACATTATGGCGGGGAACATGTCTGTCAGTGCCTTTCAGGAAATTGACGTAGCAGACCTTCTTGGTCGACCAGAGGTTGTTTTGGATCAGGATGAATTGAATCAGTTTTTCAAAGGGAAAACAATCCTTGTCACAGGAGCAGGTGGCTCTATCGGTTCAGAGTTATGTCGTCAAATTGCTAAGTTTATGCCTAAACGCTTGATGTTGCTTGGACATGGAGAAAATTCAATCTATCTCATTCATCGAGAGTTACTGGAAAAGTACCAAGGTAAGATTGAGTTGGTCCCTCTCATTGCAGATATTCAAGATAGAGAATTGATTTTTAGCATAATGGCTGAATATCAACCCGATGTTGTTTATCATGCTGCAGCACATAAGCATGTTCCTTTGATGGAATACAATCCACATGAAGCAGTGAAGAATAATATTTTTGGAACGAAGAATGTGGCTGAGGCGGCTAAAACTGCAAAAGTTGCCAAATTTGTTATGGTTTCAACAGATAAAGCTGTTAATCCGCCAAATGTTATGGGAGCGACTAAACGTGTTGCAGAAATGATTGTAACAGGTTTAAACGAGCCAGGTCAGACTCAATTTGCGGCAGTTCGTTTTGGGAATGTTCTAGGTAGTCGTGGCAGTGTTGTGCCGCTATTCAAGGAACAAATTAGAAAAGGTGGACCTGTTACGGTCACCGACTTTAGGATGACTCGTTATTTCATGACGATTCCTGAGGCAAGTCGTTTGGTTATACAAGCTGGACATTTGGCAAAAGGTGGAGAAATCTTTGTCTTGGATATGGGCGAGCCTGTACAAATTCTGGAATTGGCAAGAAAAGTTATTCTGCTGAGTGGTCATACTGAGGAAGAAATCGGGATTGTAGAATCTGGAATCAGACCAGGCGAGAAACTCTACGAGGAATTACTATCAACAGAAGAACGTGTCAGCGAACAGATTTATGAAAAAATATTTGTGGGTCGCGTTACAAATAAGCAATCGGACATTGTCAATTCATTTATCAATGGATTACTCCAAAAAGATAGAAATGAATTAAAAGATGTGTTGATTGAATTTGCAAAACAAGAATAA
- a CDS encoding peroxide stress protein YaaA produces the protein MKIIIPNAKEVNTNLENASFYPLSDRSKPVLDAISQFDVEKMAAFYKLNEAKAELEADRWYRIKTGQAKTYPAWQLYDGLMYRYMDRRGIDSKEENYLRDHVRIATALYGLIHPFEFISPHRLDFQGSLKIGNQSLKQYWRPYYDQEVGDDELILSLASSEFEQVFSPQFQKRLVKILFMEEKAGQLKVHSTISKKGRGRLLSWLAKNNIQKLSDIQDFKVDGFEYCTSESTANQLTFIRSIKM, from the coding sequence ATGAAAATAATTATACCTAATGCAAAAGAAGTAAATACAAATTTAGAGAATGCCTCGTTTTATCCCCTGTCTGATCGAAGTAAGCCGGTGCTGGATGCCATAAGTCAATTTGATGTAGAAAAGATGGCTGCCTTTTATAAATTGAATGAAGCAAAGGCTGAGTTAGAAGCTGACCGTTGGTATCGAATCAAGACAGGTCAAGCAAAAACCTATCCAGCCTGGCAGTTATATGATGGTCTTATGTATCGTTATATGGATAGGCGAGGTATAGATTCGAAAGAAGAAAATTATCTGCGTGACCATGTTCGTATAGCGACAGCCTTATACGGATTGATTCATCCTTTTGAATTCATTTCACCTCACCGCTTAGATTTTCAAGGGAGCTTAAAGATAGGCAATCAGTCTTTGAAACAGTACTGGCGACCGTATTATGACCAAGAAGTTGGTGATGATGAACTGATTCTCTCACTGGCTTCGTCAGAATTTGAGCAGGTGTTTTCTCCACAGTTTCAGAAAAGATTAGTTAAAATTCTTTTCATGGAAGAAAAAGCAGGTCAGCTAAAAGTTCACTCGACTATATCAAAAAAAGGTAGAGGAAGATTGCTGTCCTGGTTGGCTAAGAACAATATTCAGAAATTATCGGACATTCAAGATTTTAAGGTGGATGGCTTTGAATATTGTACTTCCGAATCAACGGCAAACCAACTTACCTTCATACGATCAATCAAAATGTGA
- a CDS encoding PLP-dependent aminotransferase family protein — translation MKKYQVIIQDILTGIEEHRFKRGEKLPSIRQLSEQYHCSKDTVQKAMLELKYQNKIYAVEKSGYYILEDRDFQDHTVELNPADFQELPYEDFRICLNESLIGRENYLFNYYHQQEGLAELISSVQSLLMDYHVYTKKDQLVITAGSQQALYILTQMETWAGKTEILIENPTYSRMIELIRHQGIPYQTIERDLDGIDLEELESIFQTGKIKFFYTIPRLHNPLGSNYDIATKTAIVKLAKQYDVYIIEDDYLADFDSSHSLPLHYLDTDNRVIYIKSFTPTLFPALRIGAISLPNQLHDTFIKHKSLIDYDTNLIMQKALSLYIDNGMFARNTQHLHHIYHAQWNKIKDCLEKYALNIPYRISKGSVTFQLSKGILSPSIQHMFEKCYYFSGQKADFLQIFFEQDFADKLEQFVRCLNE, via the coding sequence ATGAAAAAATATCAAGTTATCATCCAAGATATTTTGACTGGAATAGAGGAACATCGATTCAAACGTGGAGAGAAATTACCTTCTATCCGTCAACTCAGTGAGCAATATCATTGTAGCAAAGACACTGTCCAAAAGGCTATGTTGGAATTAAAGTACCAAAATAAGATCTACGCTGTCGAAAAAAGCGGTTATTATATCTTAGAAGATAGAGATTTCCAAGACCATACTGTAGAGCTCAATCCTGCAGACTTTCAAGAATTACCCTATGAAGATTTTCGGATTTGTCTAAACGAAAGTCTTATTGGGCGGGAAAATTACCTATTCAACTACTATCACCAGCAAGAGGGATTAGCAGAATTGATTTCCTCCGTTCAAAGTCTGTTAATGGACTATCATGTCTATACAAAAAAAGACCAACTGGTTATCACAGCTGGTAGTCAACAAGCTCTATATATTCTCACACAAATGGAAACCTGGGCTGGAAAAACGGAAATCTTGATAGAGAACCCTACCTATTCACGAATGATAGAGCTCATTCGACATCAAGGAATCCCCTATCAAACAATTGAACGGGATTTAGATGGAATTGACCTAGAAGAATTGGAAAGTATCTTCCAAACTGGAAAAATCAAGTTTTTCTACACAATTCCTCGCTTGCACAACCCTCTCGGTTCAAACTATGATATAGCAACAAAAACAGCTATCGTAAAATTAGCAAAGCAATACGATGTCTACATCATTGAGGATGACTATTTGGCGGATTTCGACTCTAGTCATAGCCTACCTTTACACTATCTTGATACAGATAATCGTGTCATCTACATAAAATCTTTTACACCGACGCTCTTTCCTGCCCTCCGAATCGGTGCAATCAGCCTTCCTAATCAGCTACATGATACCTTCATCAAACATAAAAGTCTAATCGACTACGATACCAATCTTATCATGCAAAAAGCTCTCTCGCTCTACATTGATAACGGTATGTTTGCACGGAACACACAGCATCTTCATCACATTTATCACGCTCAGTGGAATAAAATAAAAGATTGTTTAGAGAAATACGCTTTGAACATCCCGTATCGAATTTCCAAAGGGAGCGTGACCTTTCAGCTAAGCAAGGGGATTCTTTCTCCTAGCATCCAACATATGTTTGAAAAGTGTTATTATTTCAGCGGACAGAAAGCTGATTTCTTACAGATCTTCTTTGAACAAGATTTTGCAGATAAACTGGAGCAATTCGTAAGATGTTTGAATGAATGA
- a CDS encoding tyrosine protein phosphatase, with protein MIDIHSHIIFGVDDGPETIEESLSLIGEAYRQGVRYIVATSHRRKGMFETPEKVIMTNFLQLKAAVAEVYPEIRLCYGAELYYSKDILSKLEKKKVPTLNGSRYILLEFSMNTPWKEIQEAVNEVTLLGLTPVLAHIERYDALAFHAERVEELIDKGCYTQVNSNHVLKPALIGDRAKEFKKRTRYFLEQDLVHCVASDMHNLYSRPPFMSDAYKLITEEFGKDKAKALLKKNPLMLLKNQAI; from the coding sequence ATGATTGATATTCATTCGCATATCATATTTGGTGTGGATGACGGTCCCGAAACTATTGAAGAGAGCCTGAGTTTGATAGGCGAAGCTTATCGTCAAGGTGTTCGCTATATCGTAGCGACATCTCATAGACGAAAAGGGATGTTTGAAACACCAGAAAAAGTTATCATGACTAACTTTCTTCAACTTAAAGCAGCAGTAGCAGAAGTTTATCCTGAAATACGATTGTGCTATGGTGCTGAATTGTATTATAGTAAAGATATCTTAAGCAAACTTGAAAAAAAGAAAGTACCCACACTTAATGGCTCGCGCTATATTCTCTTGGAGTTCAGTATGAATACTCCCTGGAAAGAGATTCAAGAAGCAGTGAATGAAGTGACGCTACTTGGGCTAACTCCCGTACTTGCCCATATAGAACGATATGATGCCCTAGCGTTTCATGCAGAGAGAGTAGAAGAGTTAATTGACAAGGGATGCTATACTCAGGTAAATAGTAACCATGTGCTGAAGCCCGCTTTAATTGGCGATCGAGCAAAAGAATTTAAAAAACGTACTCGGTATTTTTTAGAGCAGGACTTAGTACATTGTGTTGCTAGCGATATGCATAATTTATATAGTAGACCTCCGTTCATGAGTGATGCTTATAAGTTAATAACAGAGGAATTTGGCAAAGATAAAGCGAAAGCGTTGCTGAAAAAGAATCCTCTTATGCTATTAAAAAACCAGGCGATTTAA
- a CDS encoding tyrosine protein kinase, whose protein sequence is MATLEIARTKREIVNKTEEYFNAIRTNIQLSGADIKVVGITSVQSNEGKSTTAASLAIAYARSGYKTVLVDADIRNSVMPGFFKPITKITGLTDYLAGTTDLSQGLCDTDIPNLTVIESGKVSPNPTALLQSKNFENLLATLRRYYDYVIVDCPPLGLVIDAAIIAQKCDAMVAVVEAGHVKRSSLKKVKEQLDQTGTPFLGVILNKYDIANEKYSEYGNYGHYGKKA, encoded by the coding sequence ATGGCAACGTTAGAAATTGCGCGTACAAAAAGAGAGATAGTAAATAAAACCGAGGAGTATTTCAATGCCATCCGTACCAACATTCAGCTTAGCGGAGCGGATATTAAGGTTGTTGGCATTACCTCTGTTCAATCAAATGAAGGTAAGAGTACAACTGCGGCTAGTCTCGCTATTGCCTATGCTCGTTCAGGTTATAAGACCGTTTTGGTGGATGCAGATATCCGAAATTCAGTCATGCCTGGTTTCTTCAAGCCAATTACAAAGATTACAGGCTTGACGGATTACCTAGCAGGGACAACAGACTTGTCTCAAGGATTATGCGATACAGATATTCCAAACTTGACCGTCATTGAGTCAGGAAAGGTTTCTCCCAACCCTACTGCCCTTTTACAAAGTAAGAATTTTGAAAATCTACTTGCGACTCTTCGTCGCTATTATGATTATGTTATCGTTGACTGTCCACCATTAGGACTGGTAATTGATGCAGCTATCATTGCACAAAAATGTGATGCGATGGTTGCAGTAGTAGAAGCAGGCCATGTTAAGCGCTCATCTTTGAAAAAAGTAAAAGAGCAGTTGGATCAAACAGGCACACCGTTCTTAGGCGTTATCTTGAACAAATATGATATTGCCAATGAGAAGTATAGTGAATACGGAAACTACGGACATTACGGCAAAAAAGCTTAA
- a CDS encoding cell filamentation protein Fic: MLGHRLVREKENRIKGGLYHKVQIELAFNSNHIEGSQLTHDQTRYIYETNTIGFEENSTIKVDDIIETTNHFTAFDFLLDSFQDDLNETWIKEIHAILKRGTSDSRKSWFQVGDYKLYPNEVGGRETTLPEHVESDMQELLRNYHALSSTSFEDILDFHVRFERIHPFQDGNGRVGRLIMFKECLKHGHIPFIIGDDMKYFYYRGLAEWGEQNGFLLDTCLAAQDRFKQYLEYFRVED, from the coding sequence ATGCTAGGTCATAGGTTAGTAAGAGAAAAAGAAAATAGGATCAAAGGTGGTCTTTACCATAAGGTTCAGATAGAGCTGGCTTTCAACTCAAACCATATAGAGGGGAGTCAACTGACGCATGACCAGACACGGTATATCTATGAGACCAATACGATTGGTTTTGAAGAAAATTCAACCATAAAGGTGGATGATATTATCGAAACGACCAATCATTTTACGGCTTTTGATTTTCTCTTAGACAGCTTTCAAGATGATTTGAATGAAACTTGGATAAAGGAGATTCATGCTATTTTGAAGAGAGGAACCTCTGATTCTCGGAAGTCATGGTTTCAAGTCGGAGACTATAAATTATACCCAAATGAAGTCGGCGGTCGTGAAACGACTCTACCCGAGCATGTGGAGTCAGATATGCAAGAATTGCTTAGAAATTATCATGCTCTATCATCTACTTCCTTTGAGGATATTCTTGACTTTCATGTTCGATTTGAACGCATCCATCCCTTCCAAGATGGTAACGGACGAGTAGGTCGATTGATTATGTTCAAAGAATGTCTTAAACATGGACATATCCCCTTTATCATCGGAGATGACATGAAGTATTTTTACTATCGTGGCTTAGCCGAGTGGGGAGAACAGAATGGTTTCTTGCTGGATACTTGTCTAGCAGCACAAGATAGATTTAAGCAATATTTGGAGTATTTTAGGGTTGAGGATTAA
- a CDS encoding capsular biosynthesis protein CpsC: MNNQEVNAIEIDVLFLLKTIWRKKFLILLTAVLTAGLAFVYSSFLVAPQYDATTRIYVVSQNVEAGAGLTNQELQAGTYLVKDYKEIILSQDVLTQVATELNLNENLKEKVSVSIPVDTRIVSISVRDADPNEAARIANSLRTFAAQKIVEVTKVSDVTTLEEAVPAEEPTTPNIKRNILLGLLAGGILATGIILAMEVLDDRVKRPQDIEEVMGLTLLGVVPDSKKLK, translated from the coding sequence ATGAACAACCAAGAAGTAAATGCAATCGAAATCGATGTTTTATTCTTACTAAAAACAATTTGGAGAAAGAAATTTTTAATTCTCTTAACTGCAGTGTTGACTGCGGGGTTGGCATTTGTCTACAGTAGCTTTTTAGTGGCACCTCAATATGATGCGACAACTCGTATCTATGTAGTAAGCCAAAATGTAGAAGCTGGTGCCGGGTTGACCAACCAAGAGTTACAAGCAGGTACCTATTTGGTAAAAGATTATAAGGAAATTATTCTATCACAAGATGTACTGACGCAGGTAGCTACAGAGTTGAACTTGAACGAGAACTTAAAAGAAAAGGTTTCAGTTTCTATTCCTGTTGATACTCGTATCGTTTCTATCTCCGTGCGTGATGCGGATCCAAATGAAGCGGCACGTATTGCAAATAGCCTTCGCACCTTTGCAGCGCAAAAGATTGTTGAGGTCACTAAAGTAAGCGATGTGACAACACTTGAAGAAGCAGTCCCAGCGGAAGAACCAACCACTCCGAATATAAAACGCAATATCTTGCTTGGTTTATTAGCTGGAGGTATCTTGGCAACGGGAATTATCTTGGCTATGGAAGTTTTGGATGACCGTGTCAAACGCCCTCAGGATATTGAAGAGGTAATGGGCTTGACCTTGCTTGGTGTAGTACCAGATTCGAAGAAATTGAAATAG